The ANME-2 cluster archaeon genome includes a window with the following:
- a CDS encoding DUF2892 domain-containing protein — translation MNKCTADRVIRVILGIVLLYIGAVYMGLTGIVSYIVVLLGLLLLVTGIIGFCPLYTIFKFSTCKVKP, via the coding sequence TTGAACAAATGTACAGCTGACCGGGTCATCCGGGTAATCCTGGGAATTGTATTGTTATATATTGGAGCTGTATACATGGGACTGACCGGAATAGTGTCCTACATCGTTGTACTGTTAGGACTATTGCTCCTGGTTACCGGTATCATTGGGTTCTGCCCGCTCTATACAATATTTAAGTTCAGTACCTGCAAGGTTAAACCATAA
- a CDS encoding nitroreductase family protein, translating to MEVYEAIQKRKSIRKFRSEPVPDETITKILRAGTQAPNAFNKEQWEFILITDRALQNAIAQTRARIPPQRIALETAPLILVVCYENELGVDGMASAYTCIENILLAATAEGLGSVTLTSRGGKIKELLNIPEGYDVAAIMPIGYPDEEPEKPVRVPVERKIHINRF from the coding sequence ATGGAAGTATATGAAGCTATCCAGAAAAGGAAAAGCATCAGGAAATTCAGGTCAGAGCCTGTGCCTGATGAAACTATAACAAAAATCCTTCGGGCAGGCACACAGGCACCCAATGCCTTCAATAAGGAGCAATGGGAATTCATCCTGATAACAGACAGGGCATTGCAGAATGCTATTGCACAAACAAGGGCCAGGATACCACCCCAGAGAATTGCTCTTGAGACTGCACCCCTGATACTGGTCGTATGTTACGAGAATGAACTTGGGGTGGATGGTATGGCTTCAGCGTACACATGTATCGAGAATATCCTGCTGGCTGCTACAGCAGAAGGATTGGGGTCGGTCACATTAACATCAAGGGGCGGTAAGATCAAGGAACTGTTGAACATACCCGAAGGATATGATGTTGCTGCCATAATGCCAATCGGATATCCTGACGAAGAACCTGAAAAACCTGTCAGGGTCCCTGTTGAACGTAAAATACACATTAACAGGTTTTAA
- a CDS encoding flavodoxin domain-containing protein produces MARLAIIYGTGFGNTGLMAQAIEEGAKSAGVEVIIKNVKESGIADVEGADAIAIGSATYKGEAMPAVIEFVKGMAGLSLKGKVGTAFGSYGWSGEASKVITGMLKGYGMDVMEPPLRIKRRPADAGLEECRQLGVQIAGKLK; encoded by the coding sequence ATGGCACGACTGGCAATAATATACGGGACAGGATTTGGGAATACCGGGCTGATGGCCCAGGCCATTGAAGAGGGGGCTAAAAGTGCAGGTGTTGAAGTTATCATTAAGAACGTGAAAGAGTCGGGCATTGCTGATGTGGAAGGAGCTGATGCTATAGCCATTGGTTCTGCCACATATAAAGGTGAAGCCATGCCTGCAGTTATTGAGTTCGTGAAAGGGATGGCAGGCCTGTCACTGAAAGGAAAGGTTGGTACTGCGTTTGGTTCCTATGGTTGGAGCGGGGAGGCATCAAAGGTTATCACCGGGATGCTCAAGGGGTATGGCATGGATGTCATGGAACCGCCACTGCGCATTAAACGCCGGCCGGCAGATGCAGGACTGGAAGAGTGCCGGCAGCTTGGGGTACAGATAGCCGGAAAACTGAAGTGA